The following coding sequences lie in one Musa acuminata AAA Group cultivar baxijiao chromosome BXJ1-8, Cavendish_Baxijiao_AAA, whole genome shotgun sequence genomic window:
- the LOC135680601 gene encoding uncharacterized protein LOC135680601, translating into MALTNFIVTVVGVTAAVLLLRSDVKQSAAIFRRNVRHIRQWLEEESASAAKSVERSAPKELDSQAPRKEIHKDEKH; encoded by the exons ATGGCGCTGACCAACTTCATCGTGACGGTCGTGGGGGTGACGGCGGCCGTGCTCCTCCTCCGCAGCGACGTCAAGCAGTCCGCCGCCATCTTTCGCCGCAACGTCCGCCACATCCGCCAGTGGCTCGAAGAAGAGTCCGCCTCCGCCGCCAA ATCTGTGGAGCGATCGGCACCCAAGGAGTTGGATTCTCAGGCTCCAAGGAAAGAGATTCACAAGGATGAGAAGCACTAG
- the LOC135680598 gene encoding allene oxide synthase 1, chloroplastic-like yields the protein MASSASLILSSGTPISPSRSRSGAHRRPASIGVSSSASADLPLRKIPGDYGLPFLGPLCDRLAYFYFEGRDQFFRSRIRRYGSTVFRVNVPPGPFVAPDPRVVALLDAASFPVLFDTSLVEKRDLFTGTFMPSTELTGGFRVLPYLDPAEPNHAQLKRLLFFLLGSRRHAVVPEFRRSFGSLFEAMEAEIAREGKADFSAANDRAAFDFLVRCFFGTDPAGSRLGLDGPGLINKWVLFQLGPLLKLGLPPYLEDFLLHSFRLPPALVRADYDRLTDFFRESAGPFLDEAKRFGVSREEALHNVMFATCFNAFSGMKILFPTLIKSIGRAGARLHGRIAEEVRSAVRGTGNGEVMVRAVEAAMPLTRSVVYEALRVEPPMPLQYGRAKRDMVVASHDGRFEVRAGEVLFGYQPFATRDPRVFERAEEFVADRFVGAEGAALLRHVLWSNGPETEGPTTENKQCAGKDFVVTVARLLVVELFLRYDSFEIEVGASPLGSLVKLTSLKRATF from the coding sequence ATGGCCTCTTCTGCTTCGTTAATCCTTTCGTCTGGAACACCTATTTCCCCGAGTCGATCCCGCAGCGGCGCCCACCGGCGTCCTGCATCGATCGGGGTCTCATCCTCCGCCTCCGCTGATCTTCCGCTGCGGAAGATTCCCGGCGATTACGGCCTCCCCTTCCTCGGCCCGCTTTGCGACCGGCTGGCCTACTTCTACTTCGAGGGCCGCGACCAGTTTTTCAGGTCCCGCATCCGCCGCTACGGCTCCACCGTGTTCCGAGTCAACGTGCCCCCGGGCCCCTTCGTGGCGCCGGACCCCCGTGTTGTGGCCCTCCTCGACGCCGCCAGCTTCCCCGTCCTCTTCGACACCTCCCTCGTCGAGAAGCGCGACCTCTTCACCGGGACCTTCATGCCCTCCACCGAGCTCACAGGCGGCTTCCGCGTCCTTCCCTACCTCGACCCCGCCGAGCCCAACCACGCCCAGCTCAAGCGCCTACTCTTTTTCCTCCTCGGCTCCCGCCGCCACGCCGTCGTCCCCGAGTTCCGCCGAAGCTTTGGGTCCCTGTTCGAGGCGATGGAGGCGGAGATCGCGAGGGAGGGGAAGGCGGATTTCAGCGCCGCCAATGACCGAGCAGCATTCGACTTCCTGGTGCGGTGCTTCTTCGGAACAGATCCGGCTGGCTCAAGGCTGGGCCTAGACGGCCCCGGGTTGATCAACAAGTGGGTTCTGTTCCAGCTTGGGCCTCTGCTGAAGCTCGGTCTCCCACCCTACCTCGAGGACTTCCTCCTCCACTCCTTCCGCCTCCCGCCGGCGCTGGTCCGGGCCGACTACGACCGGCTCACCGATTTCTTTCGCGAGTCAGCTGGGCCGTTCCTGGACGAGGCGAAGCGGTTCGGGGTCTCGAGGGAGGAGGCGCTCCACAACGTCATGTTCGCCACCTGCTTCAACGCCTTCAGCGGCATGAAGATCCTGTTCCCGACCCTGATCAAGTCGATCGGCCGGGCCGGGGCGCGACTCCACGGTCGGATCGCGGAGGAGGTCCGGTCGGCGGTGCGTGGGACGGGCAACGGGGAGGTGATGGTGCGGGCGGTggaggcggcgatgccgctgactCGGTCGGTGGTGTACGAGGCGCTGCGGGTGGAACCCCCCATGCCTCTGCAGTACGGGCGGGCGAAGCGGGACATGGTGGTGGCGAGCCACGACGGCCGGTTCGAGGTGCGTGCTGGGGAGGTGCTGTTCGGGTACCAGCCGTTTGCGACGAGGGACCCACGGGTGTTCGAGCGTGCGGAGGAGTTCGTGGCGGACCGATTCGTGGGAGCCGAGGGGGCGGCGCTGCTGCGTCACGTGCTGTGGTCTAACGGGCCGGAGACGGAGGGACCGACCACGGAGAACAAGCAGTGCGCCGGGAAGGACTTCGTGGTGACAGTGGCGCGATTGCTGGTGGTGGAGCTCTTCCTGCGCTACGACTCCTTCGAGATCGAGGTTGGTGCGTCGCCGCTCGGCTCCTTGGTGAAGCTCACCTCACTCAAAAGAGCCACCTTTTGA
- the LOC135680599 gene encoding aspartic proteinase nepenthesin-1-like, translating into MAAVLSLLLVVLISHAPSAFPATTTEATTGLRVAITRTDSPSSFTFKERFHRAVERSRRRREVLKLAKSSRHDVEAVFKWGDSEYLIELAVGTPMQPITAILDTGSDLIWTQCMPCIRCLPQPSPYYDPSTSSTYSVLPCSSPSCSGVQHFCTQALCQYYTSYGDNTETNGFLSTETLTFGRKRVPGITFGCGRWNNGTLSNSTGIVGLGRGSLSLPSQLHPRRFSYCLTPDNSTSTGHLFLGSKAKLGRRHRGGRVQTTPMLPSPSAVPFNTYYYLPIQGISLGRTLLPIPKTAFQIKKDGNGGMIIDSGTQFTIVDPAAFHVIVKKISSLVHLPVAELTNESLCFSWTPGLHPLPEMPDMVFHFDGANMVIPRDKYMFLDPDDGFCLAIIAGDGTSILGNYMQQNMHILYDLKSNSLSFADAQCDQI; encoded by the coding sequence ATGGCTGCGGTGTTATCTTTGTTGCTTGTAGTACTCATTTCTCATGCTCCCTCGGCCTTCCCTGCAACCACCACCGAAGCCACTACCGGGCTTCGAGTGGCAATAACTCGCACCGATTCCCCTAGCTCTTTCACGTTCAAGGAGCGTTTTCACCGGGCCGTGGAACGAAGCCGGCGGCGGAGGGAAGTCCTCAAGCTCGCCAAGAGCTCGAGACATGACGTCGAGGCCGTGTTCAAGTGGGGGGACTCTGAGTACCTCATAGAGCTCGCCGTCGGCACTCCGATGCAGCCCATCACCGCCATCCTCGACACCGGCAGCGATCTCATATGGACGCAGTGCATGCCGTGCATCCGGTGCCTGCCCCAACCCAGCCCTTACTACGAcccctccacctcctccaccTACTCCGTGCTTCCCTGCTCCAGTCCCTCCTGCTCCGGCGTCCAACATTTCTGCACCCAGGCTCTGTGCCAGTACTATACAAGCTACGGGGACAACACCGAAACCAATGGCTTCCTCTCGACCGAGACGCTCACCTTCGGCCGCAAGCGGGTGCCCGGCATCACCTTCGGGTGCGGCAGATGGAACAACGGCACCCTCTCCAACTCCACCGGCATCGTGGGGCTGGGACGAGGCAGTCTGTCGCTACCATCTCAGCTCCACCCTCGTAGATTCTCTTACTGCCTCACTCCTGACAATAGCACGAGCACCGGCCATCTCTTCCTGGGTTCCAAGGCCAAACTGGGCCGACGACACCGAGGTGGTCGTGTCCAGACCACGCCGATGCTACCGAGCCCTTCTGCTGTCCCATTCAACACTTACTACTACCTCCCTATACAAGGCATATCGCTCGGCCGCACCCTTCTTCCCATCCCAAAGACCGCGTTCCAGATCAAAAAAGACGGAAACGGCGGCATGATCATCGACTCCGGCACCCAGTTCACCATTGTGGATCCGGCCGCGTTCCACGTCATAGTTAAAAAGATCTCGTCGCTGGTGCACCTGCCGGTGGCCGAGTTGACGAACGAATCACTTTGCTTCTCGTGGACGCCGGGGTTGCACCCGCTGCCGGAGATGCCGGACATGGTCTTCCATTTCGACGGCGCCAACATGGTGATTCCCAGAGATAAGTACATGTTTTTGGATCCCGACGACGGGTTCTGCTTGGCGATCATCGCCGGGGACGGCACGTCGATCCTGGGCAACTACATGCAGCAGAACATGCACATCCTCTACGATCTGAAATCCAACTCGCTGTCCTTTGCTGATGCGCAGTGCGACCAAATCTGA
- the LOC135680600 gene encoding protein PHLOEM PROTEIN 2-LIKE A10-like, with the protein MDLLFPFPYIRRRRWLILAATVVVSGYGAYRIYHLPSVARRRRKLFRLLSALATAADAAASSAEAVSLVSSDLNRFLRSDADDLPSSLKQLSKIVRSDELSGSVSSISEALTIGLVRGLQSNGPMVDSSVSETGTGARFSDRVMDKLFSAAGTGFASVVVGSLAKGLVMGFYTRGSTGGDSDGIERSDSQVLPQWFQLVCSDESRALVGNVVQLFVSTAVTVYLDKTMDINTYDELFSGLTNPKHEAKMKDMLVSMCNGAVETLVKTSHQVISSNSGSPEVRAEDLPRVEELDQKVKDDGGWVDQITSKLAVPNNRRFILDVTGRITFETVRSFLDFVLWKIYDGAKRGVNSAREELVVKGLEVVRYISGKSMVIITICLSLCMHIFMGTRVLVPA; encoded by the coding sequence ATGGACCTCCTCTTCCCCTTCCCCTACATTCGCCGCCGGCGATGGCTCATCCTCGCCGCCACCGTCGTCGTCTCCGGATACGGCGCCTATAGAATCTACCACCTTCCTTCCGTCGCCCGGCGGCGAAGGAAGCTGTTTCGCCTCCTCTCTGCCCTCGCCACCGCAGCCGATGCCGCCGCATCCTCCGCTGAGGCTGTCTCCCTTGTATCCTCCGATCTCAACCGCTTCCTCCGCTCTGACGCCGACGATCTCCCCTCCAGCTTGAAGCAGTTGTCCAAGATCGTCCGCTCCGACGAGTTATCCGGCTCCGTTTCTAGTATTTCCGAAGCCCTAACGATCGGACTTGTCCGAGGGCTCCAATCCAATGGTCCGATGGTTGATTCTTCCGTTTCGGAGACCGGGACCGGAGCAAGATTCTCCGATCGGGTTATGGATAAGCTGTTCTCCGCCGCTGGAACCGGGTTCGCCTCCGTGGTGGTTGGCAGCTTAGCGAAGGGCCTTGTGATGGGGTTTTACACAAGGGGATCGACCGGTGGTGATTCCGATGGCATCGAGCGATCGGACTCGCAGGTGCTGCCACAGTGGTTCCAATTGGTTTGCAGCGATGAATCTAGAGCTCTCGTCGGAAACGTTGTCCAGCTGTTTGTGAGCACTGCCGTCACGGTCTACCTCGACAAGACGATGGACATCAACACCTATGACGAGCTCTTCTCCGGCCTCACCAACCCGAAACACGAGGCTAAGATGAAGGACATGCTGGTTTCAATGTGCAACGGAGCAGTCGAAACCCTTGTTAAGACTTCCCACCAGGTGATAAGCTCCAATTCGGGCTCGCCTGAGGTCAGAGCAGAAGATCTTCCTCGAGTAGAGGAACTCGATCAGAAGGTGAAGGATGATGGTGGGTGGGTGGATCAGATAACGTCCAAATTGGCTGTACCGAACAACAGGAGATTCATTCTTGATGTCACAGGGAGGATAACCTTTGAGACTGTCAGGTCTTTTCTCGATTTCGTGTTGTGGAAGATATATGATGGTGCGAAAAGAGGAGTAAATTCTGCACGAGAAGAGTTGGTTGTAAAGGGTTTGGAAGTGGTGAGATACATCAGTGGCAAGTCTATGGTCATCATCACAATATGCCTCTCCTTGTGCATGCATATCTTCATGGGGACGCGAGTTTTGGTGCCTGCGTAG
- the LOC135588904 gene encoding cytochrome c oxidase subunit 6a, mitochondrial-like, whose translation MPMPMPMAKSSLRSVASLCSRAAKLGTRSFSSAARYDEAYEAEKWEKISIAGIVTCAVLSIYNLSKGHHEHPEPPPYPYLRIQKKDFPWGPEPLTEHIKKKSSKQ comes from the exons ATGCCGATGCCGATGCCGATGGCGAAATCAAGCCTCCGATCCGTCGCCTCCCTTTGCAGCCGCGCGGCCAAGCTCGGCACCAGGAGCTTCTCCTCTGCCGCTCGTTATGACGAAGCCT ATGAAGCGGAGAAATGGGAGAAGATCTCGATCGCGGGAATCGTCACCTGCGCTGTGCTCTCGATCTATAATCTGTCCAAGGGCCATCACGAGCATCCCGAGCCTCCG CCTTACCCATATCTCCGCATCCAGAAGAAGGATTTCCCTTGGG GTCCAGAACCCCTCACTGAGCACATCAAAAAGAAGTCCTCGAAGCAGTAG
- the LOC103993989 gene encoding probable hexosyltransferase MUCI70, which produces MSSSSMLNTISISVSDDDEVTGRMRVRVRPKRKKPGLRGRRELLRWAMRVAMRWWPVLLFLPAVALLLLESSRLGRKLPDEVGDNLAASAKVESLKNLNRLDPTTRVVHGVREHCLKILSPEKLENLEFPVSAESNFPAKRVLYRSDSSDQHSGEQYTITQNEEATRFNLFTGYQTLHEREESFKANETAVVHCGFYSENGGFKISDDDRSFMRTCKVVVSTCAFGGGDDLYQPIGMTEASLEKVCYVAFWDEITQSTQEREGKVIGEDHMIDKWHVVVVKDLPFSDQRLNGKIPKMLSHRLFPEARFSIWVDSKSQFRRDPIGVIEALLWRTNSVLAISEHGARSSLYDEGKAVVKKHKATPEEVEMQLNQYRMDAIPDDKRFNGKKALAEASVIVREHTASTNLFMCLWFNEVVRFTSRDQLSFPYVLRRLNMTRVNMFPVCTRKDLVNSIGHQRKVKPLVRLTS; this is translated from the exons ATGTCCTCGTCCTCAATGTTGAACACCATCTCCATATCCGTCTCCGACGACGACGAGGTCACCGGGAGGATGCGGGTCCGCGTCCGCCCGAAGCGCAAGAAGCCGGGGCTTCGGGGACGGCGCGAGCTCCTCCGGTGGGCGATGAGGGTCGCGATGCGGTGGTGGCCTGTGCTTCTGTTCCTACCTGCGGTCGCCCTGCTCCTCCTCGAGAGCTCGCGGTTGGGGCGGAAGCTTCCTGACGAGGTCGGAGACAATCTGGCTGCTTCCGCGAAGGTGGAATCGCTGAAGAACCTGAACCGGCTCGATCCCACCACCAGAGTCGTCCATGGCGTTAGGGAGC ACTGCCTTAAGATCCTTAGTCCTGAAAAATTAGAGAATTTAGAGTTTCCAGTATCCGCAGAATCCAACTTCCCTGCCAAGAGAGTGTTATACAGATCAGATTCTAGTGACCAGCATTCCGGAGAACAATACACAATTACTCAGAACGAAGAAGCTACAAGATTTAATTTGTTCACCGGATACCAAACTCTTCACGAAAGAGAAGAAAGTTTCAAG GCGAATGAAACTGCTGTGGTGCATTGCGGCTTTTACAGTGAAAATGGAGGATTTAAAATTTCTGATGATGACAGAAGTTTCATGCGAACTTGCAAAGTAGTTGTCTCTACATGTGCATTTGGAGGTGGGGATGATCTGTACCAACCTATTGGAATGACAGAGGCATCACTTGAAAAG GTTTGCTACGTGGCATTCTGGGATGAAATCACTCAGTCAACTCAGGAGAGGGAAGGAAAGGTAATTGGTGAGGACCACATGATCGATAAATGGCATGTTGTGGTTGTGAAGGATCTTCCTTTCTCAGATCAGCGGTTGAATGGGAAAATACCCAAG ATGTTGAGCCATCGCCTTTTTCCTGAAGCAAGGTTTTCAATTTGGGTGGACTCGAAATCTCAGTTTCGAAGAGATCCAATAGGTGTGATTGAAGCTCTACTTTGGCGTACTAATTCTGTACTTGCTATTTCTGAACATGGAGCACGAAGTAGCCTATATGATGAAGGAAAGGCTGTCGTTAAGAAACACAAAGCCACGCCAGAAGAAGTGGAGATGCAATTAAATCAGTATCGGATGGATGCTATTCCTGATGACAAGAGGTTCAATGGAAAGAAAG CTCTAGCTGAGGCATCAGTGATAGTGAGGGAGCATACCGCGTCGACAAATCTTTTCATGTGCCTCTGGTTCAACGAGGTGGTTCGTTTCACATCAAGGGATCAGCTTAGTTTCCCCTATGTGTTGAGACGTCTAAATATGACCAGAGTAAATATGTTTCCTGTCTGTACCAGAAAAGATCTTGTAAACAGTATCGGCCACCAGCGCAAGGTGAAACCTCTTGTAAGGCTAACTAGTTAA